The sequence below is a genomic window from Brachionichthys hirsutus isolate HB-005 unplaced genomic scaffold, CSIRO-AGI_Bhir_v1 contig_709, whole genome shotgun sequence.
ATATTGCTTCAGGACCAAGAGAGGTTCAACAAGGAGACAATAAATGTATGCACATATCTTACCTTCACATCAGCAAAAGCAGTATTGTCCTTTTTTTGAAAAGAGAAACATTAGCAGATAGTTTTACCTGacatcctctccatcctccagcATAGACAGGCAGATGGTGCACTTTTCATCAGTGTCCAGCTCCTCATCATCCagacacatcttcagatccTGGGGTATTCGCTGCAGAGGGATTTCAATGATTAAAAGGTGTCATGGCCGTTTGCTATGTTTGTGccacaaattaaatcaaattaaaatatatatatacatatataatttCTTCTCACTCGCAAAGTACCAAAATATACACTAGTTCTGGGGTATTTGGGTCATATTCAGtggaaacagttttttttttaattattattattcattccaCACATCTGTAGACAGCTGGGTGAGTCATCCCATGCCTTGCACTGAGCAAACTGCAGACCCGCCTCAGCAATCTGCAAAGGGAAATTAGCTTGACCTTTGAACCACTGTGACAGTTGGGACTCTCTTTCCACGCTCTTCACTGATTATTTGAACTGTGCTGTCCTTTTCCATTCTCGCCTTTCACAGCAAGGTAAACTGATTTTATGGAAAATTCTCTATCTGAACCAGAAAGATTCATTGTTCAGCcagcaagtaaaaaaataatattttacctTTTTGTACTTATGGGGGAAAGTAAATCGCTCTATGGTGGTTTGGACGGCTCCACGGTTTACGCTGCCCAGtctgtcctccagctgcagcagctcctgaaaCATGAACAGCAGGTGCATATTTTGGTCTCACAGGTAAGTCTGCAGGTGGAGTAAATCTGGCAAGaagggttttttttctgtatttgccTCCAGGGGTTATCAAAATCAAGATTTGttcttaaaaacacattaatgTGGAATACTTTGACAAGATCCAATAATTGTTCCATCcagaaacaggaaataagaTCTGAGAAAACGACCGCGTGTTGTTCAAATGAAAACGTACAGTATATCATGCGATTAATAGCAGCTGGATCGTTGAAGACATCTGGATCCCAAAGTAATTCAGCAAAAGGAAATTACTTTACACACTATTGGTTGCCCATGAAACTGTGACAAATGAATGCAATCTGGTGGGGAGGACGCAGCAGCACAAACCTCATAGCTCTCTCTAACAGCCGACGCGTGGCGGGAGGGGTTGAGACTCTGCAGAGCCAGCAAGTGCAGCTGGGGATATGGATAGTTTCTGATCTCATGGACAACCTGGAAGATGACAGATAAAAGAGGCTGATGTAAGCTATACGACAGAaacggataaaaaaaacaaggaacacAGGGCATCCTACGGTTGGGACAGCCTTCAAGCCCAGAGCAGTGCTGGGTGGTTACAAGGTATACACACAGGAGCAACTGTActgaagcagggggggggggggggggctcaccacTTGTGTTGAGGCATTGTTTCTTGGGAAGTGGTGCATCCTGGGAGAGGTCAGGTAGTGCTGGTAGTGCTGCGGCAGAGGGTGGATGTGATACTGGTGGGGCGGCAGCCCAGCATCTACACTTAAGTCcctaaacataaaaacaagccaGTCAATGGCAGAGGAGTTATTTTCATAAGGTTCATGGGAAAATTTGCGTCATTGATAGCAGTTGGTTTCTACACGGCACGGCAGCATTACTCAGGCCAGTGACTCCCAACAGCGGTTCTGGTACCGCAGCATCTACGGCTGGTACAGAGAAAGACTGCATCGTTGGttcactgccaagaatctgctACTTTGAATAAAGTAAATcatcagaaaacattttgtttgggAAATTCGTTTACATTTGGTTAACTCAAATAATTCCAGTAAGGTTTCCTCAACAATCATCTGTTTGTTTCTCCTATGCCATATAACACCTCATTTACGTGATATAAATCatttcccatctcctcctctttttcctcaccATCTCATACCTCCTGATAGTCTGGTGATGCCAAACTAAGAAAAACTGTCCAAAAAGAATGCGTGGTTGAACTTGTCTGATATCTAACATGCAGAAACGAACAGCATTTAATTCGCTTTTTGTCAGTATGAAGTCATCATATACATCATGACAACCATTATTTTGTGACAATAATTACCTGGAACATATTGGTTCTGTAACCCTAGTGTGCAAAAGAACCTTCTTTCCATTAACTTTACAAGATGTGCCCGTTTATTGCtactttttttaatgagattATTTCCTCTGGGCTCTTTTTCTAATCTCTTTTCCAAATTACTGGTGGGAGGACATTTGGAAAATAGACGATGTATCACATAGAGGACTTGACTGGTGATAAATTAAGACTTACATCAATGcaattttcctttttaacaaataaacagaattcTACTGGGCTGTGCTGTGTTGCACACTGGATCCTGAATGGAATATAGCTTACCAATCGGTGCCCTCAGCCAGGTAGCGGGGCTGCTGCACCACCTGCTGAGGGGGGACATGAAGTTGGGCGGCAAATTCATAGCCTGGTCGCAGTCTGTGGGGCTGGTGAGGGACTCTCTCTGGGGTGCGTCTGCTGAGATAAATACTCAAACATTTGAACACATCCCGGGAAAGAGATCGCAAAGAAAACTAAATACAGCGCCGAAGACTCTCTCTAGTCGCCAAAGGGGTCGCCTTTGAACTAGACATGAACCGGGGACAGAGAAAATCAAATAGTTTCAAGTTGCACCGTAAAACCACGTGGATACCTGGAGGGTGGCAGGATGTGTCTGTGCTGGGCCTCGaggatctgctgctggaggaggtatTGCTGGTGTAATGCCTGAGGTAGGAAGGGAGGGGCGGGGATGTCCTGGAATTGGGGAGCAGGTAAGGGGTTGAGGGTTGGGTGGAGAGGAGGGCCATGCTGGTGGCCAGGAGGGGCCAGGTGGGGGTTAATGCCTGACTGTGGCTGCCCTGGGTGGGGCATGGGGAAGTCCATGGGCAGCGGGGCCTGAGGACCTAACTGGAAGTGCCGGCAAGAGGTAGCatggctgtgctgctgctgctgctgccggttGAAATTGGATCCTGTGGAGGATAAGGAGAGGTTGTCAGGCGCCTGAGGGGAGAGATTAGCTGGAATTAATTGTGGGTGAAATgtggtgtctctgtgtgtgatatTGCATGTTAATGAAGCCCTACCTCTTACCTAGAGTGAAAAAAACTTCTGTGGGGGTGGGGAAATGATGATTACCACAAGTACCATGAACATGAcgaccatttttttttctcctgcaccaaaaaaaaaaacctgcaagcttttatttctttaaatgcaTTTCCAACTTCTGGATCGACTCCTGGTCTTCTGATTGAGATAAGTCAGCTTGTACCAGAACGGATGAAATCTACGGTCTTCAGCATACAGTTCTGGTACAGT
It includes:
- the LOC137917492 gene encoding E3 ubiquitin-protein ligase ARK2C-like; translated protein: FFFWCRRKKNGRHVHGTCGNHHFPTPTEVFFTLGSNFNRQQQQQHSHATSCRHFQLGPQAPLPMDFPMPHPGQPQSGINPHLAPPGHQHGPPLHPTLNPLPAPQFQDIPAPPFLPQALHQQYLLQQQILEAQHRHILPPSSRRTPERVPHQPHRLRPGYEFAAQLHVPPQQVVQQPRYLAEGTDWDLSVDAGLPPHQYHIHPLPQHYQHYLTSPRMHHFPRNNASTQVVVHEIRNYPYPQLHLLALQSLNPSRHASAVRESYEELLQLEDRLGSVNRGAVQTTIERFTFPHKYKKRIPQDLKMCLDDEELDTDEKCTICLSMLEDGEDV